A single region of the Vicinamibacterales bacterium genome encodes:
- a CDS encoding SDR family NAD(P)-dependent oxidoreductase, whose translation MSSSIADLSFVWPASRLGGVAGLAAASGCGTILDCRTDDLHALAPALRGAGISDVLLDLRQWTASAAASTLHDAGVRNAWVDCGPLTSADDRSRVAAQFTDSGSDVAVVPVVCDLALLDCLFAERAWPVLALKGNEASGFVSGEAAHVLLAIAGRARRINQRDTRLVIWGGLATPDATAAFLSTGAQGVVFESVHWLTDAMELEPRLQHSLRSLRADSTRVVGANVGLHCRLFDKGNSRAVRALVQSIEGGADAAPNDARTALIQRITSASISPLVSTLGADELVPLGPEAAFAGAFVERFGSAAGDALTRFRDQVMALCSTASGRIIALSDGPVTREWGTTYPIVQGAMSWITDQPDFARQLADAGALPTIALGMRSRSDLERDFAQLAATLGDRPYAVNLIVLPENPVRDEQFAWIEATRPPFVVIAAGDPSFARRLGEKGLKVLYVASDEGLLRVALEAGVRYVILEGNEAGGHVGPQSLTTVAQTMHELKRRQPALFDGARLVMAGGIFDGPSAHRAILLGADALQLGTAYLATEEIVATGALSYLYQQQVCEARPGDTMVLGEPLGLRIRSLRSPKTERLAHLERHMGESAADERELRRGVEAEATGTLLIAARGVRSPGGQKLDEQVCRDEGQFMSGAAAGCIDEVRSLAALHRDIMAAPPENRQALAAPPVAHVGRDRSVATAPRRGERIAITAMAMANSLGNSLDDIWAGVVEGRSGVSSIPTCKWDHGSIYDPRPGTPGKTYSNVAAFLDLNIDRKDIGIPPQDFRTMAKSTRLTLWLARQVVTRAALLESGIPPERIGVMIAQNSGEAASTLADLTITMSAPLLARTVAETLGLTAEQTAEVERRLCADRLSVDDTTLLGRLNCTAGGFVCNQYGFMGPSYAVTAACSTSLVALYNAVHLIRAGAIDAALVGGGEEWLLPAHFIEFAAVGALAGISGRERPISKASRPFDLERDGMVLGEGGVMIVVERESVARRRGARIHAFVTGVGASNNNHGMVESSAATQQIAIRNAYADAAYAPDTVDLVECHATSTAQGDVEEVRALKSFFPSGRRTALASFKSQIGHTLGASGLTSLVRGVLAMERRTLPPSLNYETPDPAIDLEGWGFDVSGEARAWPESTDRPRRFEVNAFGFGGSNYVTLLEESAEDRGVVFVSGHDDEGQALLPADVSRHDLCGVLLVNAESPDITLRAAIADPDPAAREQALSRLRRPVEPAPPERLFVIARQGLYAADAAAAHAPLAFIYPGQGCQYVGMGRELASTFPVVREALERMAAVADFDLLDLLYNAGDEMLRNTRWQQPALFALQFALTEFFRSCGVEPAAVAGHSLGETTALAMGGAISWEDGFRLVNKRGECMERLSNSGIDGGSMIATDVPLAKLQEKLAARRSVVVSNDNSPRQIVLGGDTDEIADLQQELEREGSWVRRLRVSMAFHTPRSRVLVDEIEPFLNTLEIRPPRLPVLVNSTNGVYPDDPAQIRAIISAHLVSGVRWRENVERLGSEFGIRVFLELGPKDVLSNLVGDTLPHALTIPTALPNAEVATCRSALARVAALGHVRSAVTPLRLVVRHDAAPAAGTAGDGERERGGGDGRGRSGGDGKGRGGGDGRGQSGGDGRGQSGAGVPPAVSARTGGSHAAEDRPIVPPESPFVEDVIGLIMEATGYERHEISPDMDIRQDLSIRSSRLPVIMDAAERRFGIRIRLEELIEVRTVGDLAASLQKMVDRGGEPGAAPSEPLVIDPLRGKQGRPTDEDAAFPPRLPLRRYVWADTPLTLATPSPVTLAKGARVVILSWNAPSALAPQIGAWFSKRYRAQTDEVVLASGSLLSLSPEDVEAEVARRIPALGSAAGLVVLLDGLATLAADGSDVAPVLTATFAALKALLRSADREFCIVIDGGQLGAGAAASEGTLGVLLSAAHEYSSAVFRHATVEPTADIPAVLERCLDTSLPLVQLRFRRDEVLTQEARPEPLHAGSAERFPIRRGDVVLVTGGARGITGHLAAALAPFGPRLVLLGRTPLDPSVDHRTLLGGGGAPEEVARRHVDRIRPDAAEEQRARAAAQLVTEFDIVRTLDTLANAGLVAEYWSCDVSRPADVEAVVGRAVQRFGRIDGIVHGAGVLRDALLDYMTVADFAAVVAVKVGGLARLFQAAQPHGLRFVVGLSSLAAVTGNAGQANYAAASRAMAGLIRAWSGDGSHLRGQTLWLPPIKGLGMASGREIRELLERRGLGDAYAGVDEVGTAFAHELVLAQGAHSDAILVRMHPPVRTVRFQADAPAADSAATAPAPVEFDSGEFPLLDRVEVLDRTHGLLVARRTFTAERDVWLQDHRPFKELEQPIVSAIMLVEAALEAARLLYPHLDVLDASDVDFLEMLACRPGVPLAADLVCRSSRGDQGSVVCDVALTAVDDPTQPPRADHAFRSFGCRVRLGAGTWRARAEAPWLAPGTCDTEAKDRRALLGKYETKTGLTGRYRVLHGFDGTAPGLTAGHTLYAEEADFAGRRDNRYQYSPYLLEAMLQAAHFYPHMRDESDERKALPMRIGRLRIGRRAVAGENIRVEGRCTADTEAGMLWDLRAVDRSGEVVLEVSEFLARWYTS comes from the coding sequence ATGAGCTCGTCGATTGCGGACCTGTCATTCGTCTGGCCAGCGTCACGTCTCGGCGGCGTCGCGGGCCTCGCTGCGGCCTCCGGTTGCGGCACGATTCTCGACTGCCGGACCGACGACCTCCACGCGCTCGCGCCGGCCCTACGGGGCGCCGGCATCTCCGATGTGCTCCTGGATCTGCGCCAGTGGACCGCTTCCGCGGCCGCATCCACCCTGCACGACGCGGGCGTCCGGAACGCGTGGGTCGACTGCGGCCCGTTGACGAGTGCCGACGATCGCAGCCGTGTGGCCGCGCAATTCACCGACTCCGGGAGCGACGTGGCTGTCGTGCCGGTTGTCTGCGATCTCGCCCTGCTCGATTGTCTGTTCGCCGAGCGAGCCTGGCCCGTTCTGGCGCTGAAAGGAAATGAGGCGTCCGGATTCGTCAGCGGCGAGGCGGCTCACGTCCTGCTCGCGATCGCCGGGCGCGCGCGGCGGATCAACCAGCGCGACACGCGTCTGGTGATTTGGGGCGGCCTCGCCACCCCGGACGCAACGGCGGCCTTTCTCTCCACAGGGGCCCAGGGCGTCGTGTTCGAGAGCGTCCACTGGCTGACCGATGCCATGGAACTCGAGCCGCGGCTCCAACACTCACTGAGGAGCCTTCGCGCCGACTCCACGCGCGTCGTCGGTGCGAACGTCGGACTCCATTGCCGGCTCTTCGACAAAGGGAACTCCCGGGCCGTGCGTGCCCTGGTCCAGTCGATCGAGGGCGGCGCAGACGCGGCGCCGAACGACGCTCGGACCGCGCTGATCCAGCGGATCACCAGCGCCTCGATCTCTCCGCTCGTCTCGACGCTCGGAGCCGACGAACTCGTCCCGCTGGGCCCCGAGGCCGCGTTCGCAGGAGCGTTCGTGGAACGCTTCGGAAGTGCCGCGGGCGATGCCCTCACGCGGTTCCGCGATCAGGTGATGGCGCTCTGTTCGACGGCCAGCGGGCGAATCATCGCCCTGTCGGACGGTCCCGTCACCCGCGAGTGGGGCACGACGTATCCGATCGTCCAGGGCGCGATGTCGTGGATCACGGACCAGCCGGATTTCGCGCGACAGCTGGCCGACGCGGGCGCGCTGCCCACGATCGCGTTGGGGATGCGTTCGCGAAGCGACCTCGAACGCGACTTTGCGCAGTTGGCGGCGACGCTGGGCGATCGGCCCTATGCGGTGAACCTGATCGTCCTTCCCGAGAATCCCGTCCGCGACGAGCAGTTCGCCTGGATCGAGGCCACGCGTCCGCCGTTTGTCGTCATCGCCGCCGGCGACCCGTCGTTCGCGAGGCGGCTCGGAGAGAAGGGACTGAAGGTCCTGTACGTGGCGTCGGACGAAGGCCTCCTGCGCGTCGCGCTCGAGGCGGGTGTTCGGTACGTGATCCTCGAAGGCAACGAGGCGGGCGGCCACGTCGGCCCGCAGTCACTGACCACCGTCGCCCAGACGATGCACGAGTTGAAGCGCCGCCAGCCGGCGCTGTTCGATGGCGCGCGACTGGTGATGGCCGGGGGCATCTTCGACGGCCCGAGCGCGCACCGCGCGATCCTGCTCGGAGCCGACGCGCTGCAACTCGGCACGGCCTACCTGGCGACGGAAGAGATCGTTGCCACTGGGGCGTTGTCGTACCTGTATCAGCAGCAGGTGTGCGAGGCGCGGCCGGGCGACACGATGGTGCTGGGCGAGCCGCTGGGCCTGCGCATCAGGTCGCTGCGCTCCCCGAAGACCGAGCGCCTTGCGCACCTCGAACGCCACATGGGCGAGTCGGCGGCCGACGAGCGCGAGTTGCGCCGCGGCGTCGAAGCCGAGGCGACCGGCACGCTTCTGATCGCCGCACGGGGCGTCCGCTCGCCCGGTGGGCAGAAACTCGACGAACAGGTGTGCCGCGACGAAGGCCAGTTCATGAGCGGGGCCGCCGCCGGCTGCATCGACGAGGTTCGGAGCCTCGCCGCCCTGCACCGCGACATCATGGCCGCCCCACCGGAGAACCGCCAGGCGCTGGCGGCGCCTCCAGTTGCTCACGTTGGCCGGGACCGCAGCGTCGCGACCGCGCCACGGCGTGGCGAACGAATCGCTATTACCGCCATGGCGATGGCCAACTCGCTCGGCAACAGCCTCGACGACATCTGGGCCGGCGTCGTCGAGGGCCGCAGCGGCGTGTCCTCGATCCCGACCTGCAAGTGGGATCACGGATCGATCTACGACCCGCGTCCGGGCACGCCAGGCAAGACCTACAGCAATGTCGCGGCGTTTCTCGACTTGAACATCGACCGAAAGGACATCGGCATCCCGCCGCAGGATTTCCGGACGATGGCGAAGTCCACGCGGCTGACGCTGTGGCTCGCCCGCCAGGTGGTGACGCGGGCGGCGCTGCTCGAGTCTGGCATCCCGCCGGAGCGGATCGGCGTGATGATTGCCCAGAACTCGGGCGAGGCCGCCAGCACGCTTGCGGATCTCACGATCACCATGTCCGCCCCGCTGCTGGCGCGAACGGTGGCGGAGACGCTGGGCCTGACGGCAGAGCAGACGGCGGAGGTGGAGAGGCGGCTGTGCGCCGACCGTCTGTCGGTTGACGACACGACGCTGCTTGGCCGCCTCAACTGCACGGCGGGTGGCTTCGTCTGCAACCAGTACGGCTTCATGGGGCCGAGCTACGCGGTCACGGCGGCGTGCTCGACGAGCCTCGTGGCGCTCTACAACGCCGTGCACCTGATCCGCGCGGGCGCCATCGACGCCGCGCTGGTTGGCGGTGGGGAGGAGTGGCTCCTCCCGGCGCACTTCATCGAGTTCGCGGCCGTCGGCGCGCTGGCCGGCATCTCCGGGCGGGAGCGGCCCATCTCGAAGGCCAGCCGGCCGTTCGATCTCGAGCGCGACGGGATGGTCCTCGGCGAGGGCGGCGTGATGATCGTGGTGGAGCGCGAGTCCGTGGCGCGCCGCCGCGGGGCACGGATCCACGCATTCGTCACTGGAGTGGGCGCCAGCAACAACAACCACGGCATGGTGGAATCGTCGGCGGCCACCCAGCAGATCGCGATCCGCAACGCCTACGCCGACGCGGCCTACGCTCCCGACACCGTCGACCTCGTCGAGTGTCACGCCACCAGCACGGCACAAGGCGACGTGGAGGAGGTCCGCGCGCTCAAGTCGTTCTTCCCGTCCGGCCGACGGACGGCGCTGGCGTCGTTCAAGTCACAGATTGGCCATACCCTTGGCGCGTCCGGCTTGACCAGCCTGGTCCGCGGCGTGCTCGCGATGGAGCGGCGCACACTGCCGCCGTCGTTGAACTACGAGACGCCCGACCCGGCGATCGATCTCGAGGGCTGGGGGTTCGACGTGTCGGGCGAGGCGCGGGCCTGGCCCGAGTCGACGGATCGTCCGCGCCGATTCGAGGTGAACGCCTTCGGGTTCGGCGGCAGCAACTACGTCACCTTGCTCGAGGAGAGCGCGGAGGACCGCGGAGTCGTGTTCGTGTCGGGGCACGACGACGAGGGACAGGCGCTGCTGCCGGCGGACGTGAGTCGTCACGACCTTTGCGGCGTCCTCCTCGTCAACGCCGAGTCCCCGGACATCACACTGCGGGCCGCGATCGCGGATCCGGATCCAGCGGCGCGCGAACAGGCGCTCTCACGGCTGCGGCGTCCGGTCGAGCCTGCGCCTCCAGAGAGGCTGTTCGTCATCGCGCGCCAGGGGCTGTACGCGGCGGACGCGGCGGCGGCGCACGCGCCCCTCGCGTTCATCTACCCCGGTCAGGGTTGTCAGTACGTCGGCATGGGCCGCGAACTGGCCTCGACATTCCCCGTCGTCCGCGAGGCACTCGAGCGAATGGCGGCCGTGGCCGACTTCGACCTGCTCGACCTGCTCTACAACGCCGGCGACGAGATGCTCCGCAACACGCGGTGGCAGCAGCCCGCGCTCTTCGCGCTCCAATTCGCCTTGACGGAGTTCTTCCGCTCGTGCGGCGTCGAGCCGGCGGCCGTGGCTGGCCACAGCCTCGGCGAGACCACGGCTCTGGCGATGGGAGGGGCCATTTCCTGGGAGGATGGCTTCCGCCTGGTCAACAAGCGCGGCGAGTGCATGGAGAGGCTCTCGAATTCGGGCATCGACGGCGGGAGCATGATCGCCACCGACGTACCGCTGGCGAAGCTCCAGGAGAAGCTGGCCGCCCGGCGAAGCGTTGTCGTCAGCAACGACAACTCCCCGCGGCAGATCGTGCTCGGAGGCGACACGGACGAGATCGCCGACCTTCAGCAGGAACTCGAGCGCGAGGGGTCATGGGTCCGGCGGCTGCGTGTGAGCATGGCGTTCCACACGCCCCGGTCAAGGGTGCTCGTCGACGAGATCGAGCCGTTCCTGAACACCCTCGAGATTCGGCCGCCCCGCCTGCCCGTGCTCGTCAACTCCACGAACGGGGTGTATCCGGACGACCCCGCGCAGATCCGCGCCATCATCAGCGCACATCTGGTCTCCGGCGTCCGGTGGCGCGAGAACGTCGAGCGCCTGGGCAGCGAGTTCGGCATTCGGGTGTTCCTCGAACTCGGTCCCAAGGACGTGCTGTCGAACCTGGTGGGCGACACGCTGCCGCACGCGCTCACGATTCCGACCGCCCTTCCCAACGCCGAAGTCGCGACGTGCCGATCCGCGCTGGCGCGCGTGGCGGCCCTCGGGCACGTTCGGTCGGCGGTGACACCGCTCCGCCTCGTGGTCCGGCACGATGCGGCACCGGCCGCGGGAACGGCTGGCGACGGCGAGAGGGAACGCGGTGGTGGCGACGGGAGAGGGCGGAGTGGTGGCGACGGGAAAGGGCGCGGTGGTGGCGACGGAAGAGGGCAGAGTGGCGGCGACGGGAGAGGGCAGAGTGGCGCGGGCGTCCCGCCCGCGGTGTCGGCACGAACTGGCGGCTCGCACGCTGCTGAGGATCGGCCCATCGTTCCTCCCGAGTCGCCGTTTGTCGAGGATGTGATCGGCCTCATCATGGAGGCCACCGGTTACGAACGGCACGAGATCTCGCCGGACATGGATATCCGGCAGGACCTGTCGATCAGGTCCAGCCGGCTTCCGGTCATCATGGATGCCGCCGAGCGCAGGTTCGGTATCAGGATTCGCCTCGAAGAACTCATCGAGGTCCGCACGGTCGGCGACCTGGCCGCCAGTCTCCAGAAGATGGTGGATCGGGGCGGCGAACCGGGAGCGGCCCCGTCAGAGCCGCTGGTGATTGACCCGCTGCGCGGCAAGCAGGGACGGCCGACCGATGAGGACGCGGCGTTCCCGCCGCGGCTGCCGCTTCGACGGTATGTCTGGGCAGACACACCGCTGACACTCGCGACGCCTTCGCCGGTCACGCTGGCGAAGGGCGCCCGCGTCGTGATTCTCAGCTGGAACGCCCCGTCGGCGCTGGCGCCGCAGATCGGCGCGTGGTTCTCCAAGCGGTACCGCGCGCAGACCGACGAGGTGGTGCTGGCATCCGGCTCGCTCCTCTCCCTCTCGCCCGAAGATGTCGAAGCCGAGGTCGCCCGCAGGATCCCGGCTCTTGGATCCGCCGCGGGGCTCGTGGTCCTGCTCGACGGGCTGGCCACGCTTGCGGCCGACGGTTCGGACGTCGCACCAGTTCTCACCGCGACCTTCGCGGCGCTCAAGGCACTGCTCCGCTCGGCCGACCGGGAGTTCTGCATCGTGATCGACGGGGGCCAGTTGGGCGCGGGCGCGGCCGCCAGTGAGGGCACGCTCGGTGTCCTGTTGTCCGCCGCCCACGAATACTCGTCGGCCGTGTTCCGGCACGCGACCGTCGAACCAACGGCAGACATTCCCGCTGTCCTCGAACGGTGTCTGGACACGAGCCTTCCGCTCGTTCAGCTCCGATTTCGACGCGATGAGGTGCTGACACAGGAGGCTCGGCCGGAGCCGCTGCACGCTGGCTCGGCGGAACGATTCCCAATCCGCCGTGGTGACGTCGTTCTCGTGACCGGCGGCGCTCGGGGCATTACCGGTCACCTCGCTGCGGCACTGGCGCCGTTCGGACCACGCCTGGTCCTGCTGGGCCGGACGCCACTCGATCCTTCGGTCGACCACCGGACGTTGCTTGGCGGTGGCGGCGCGCCAGAGGAAGTTGCCAGGCGCCACGTCGACCGCATCCGGCCAGACGCGGCGGAGGAGCAACGGGCGCGAGCCGCGGCGCAACTGGTCACGGAATTCGACATTGTCCGGACGCTGGACACGCTGGCCAATGCCGGACTCGTTGCGGAGTATTGGTCGTGCGATGTGAGCCGCCCTGCTGACGTTGAGGCCGTCGTTGGACGAGCCGTTCAACGCTTTGGGCGCATCGACGGGATCGTGCACGGGGCCGGTGTCCTCCGCGACGCGCTGTTGGACTACATGACCGTCGCGGACTTCGCCGCGGTTGTGGCCGTCAAGGTCGGCGGCCTCGCGCGTCTGTTCCAGGCGGCGCAGCCACACGGACTGCGGTTCGTCGTTGGCCTGTCGTCGCTGGCGGCCGTTACCGGCAACGCGGGACAGGCGAACTACGCCGCCGCGAGCCGGGCCATGGCCGGGCTAATCCGCGCGTGGTCTGGCGATGGCAGCCACCTTCGCGGCCAGACGCTCTGGTTGCCCCCAATCAAGGGACTGGGAATGGCGTCGGGTCGCGAGATCCGCGAACTGCTCGAGCGGAGGGGACTGGGAGACGCCTACGCCGGCGTCGACGAGGTGGGAACGGCGTTCGCGCACGAACTCGTCCTCGCCCAGGGAGCCCACAGCGACGCCATCCTGGTGCGGATGCACCCGCCGGTTCGGACCGTGCGGTTCCAGGCCGACGCGCCGGCGGCCGATTCGGCCGCGACCGCCCCGGCGCCCGTCGAGTTCGATTCCGGGGAGTTCCCGCTCCTCGACCGCGTCGAGGTGCTCGACCGGACCCACGGCCTCCTGGTGGCCCGACGAACCTTCACGGCCGAGCGCGACGTGTGGCTCCAGGATCACCGACCGTTCAAGGAACTCGAGCAGCCGATCGTGTCGGCCATCATGCTCGTCGAGGCGGCGCTCGAGGCGGCACGCCTCCTCTACCCCCACCTGGACGTACTCGACGCAAGTGACGTGGACTTCCTCGAGATGCTGGCGTGTCGCCCGGGAGTTCCACTTGCTGCCGACCTGGTGTGCCGAAGCTCGCGCGGCGACCAGGGCAGCGTCGTGTGCGACGTGGCCCTGACGGCAGTCGACGACCCGACGCAGCCACCCCGGGCGGACCACGCCTTCAGGAGCTTTGGCTGCCGCGTTCGACTCGGGGCCGGCACCTGGCGAGCGCGCGCAGAGGCGCCATGGCTGGCACCGGGAACTTGCGACACGGAAGCCAAGGACCGCCGCGCGCTGCTGGGCAAGTACGAGACCAAGACCGGTCTCACGGGTCGGTACCGGGTCCTTCACGGATTCGATGGCACCGCTCCCGGTCTCACGGCCGGCCACACGCTCTATGCCGAGGAGGCGGACTTCGCCGGGCGGCGTGACAACCGCTACCAGTATTCGCCCTACCTGCTCGAGGCGATGCTGCAGGCCGCGCACTTCTACCCGCACATGCGCGACGAGAGCGACGAGCGCAAGGCCCTTCCCATGCGCATCGGACGGCTGAGGATCGGGCGCCGCGCGGTCGCTGGCGAGAATATCCGCGTCGAAGGCCGCTGCACCGCCGACACCGAGGCCGGGATGCTCTGGGACCTGCGTGCCGTGGACCGGTCCGGCGAGGTGGTGCTCGAGGTGTCCGAGTTCCTCGCCAGGTGGTACACGTCGTGA
- a CDS encoding 4'-phosphopantetheinyl transferase superfamily protein: MPAVTAGEPVGTVEEVRLDGVRVLVTSEPRGAHVHQVLLARLLQGLLGDDSTAADEDGLTGLTLDHDRLGRPTLVQRRTGAEANVGISFSHGLPRSWAAAARGYRVGIDAAEEVDFTEAYPYRRVFTDLELERVLSLHGGRLPSAAAYLWATKEAAVKALGHGFHSLDYREVEVIARIPGGALLSAVSVRGLLVTAWARRERSTWLAVAVAGPVVPQSI, translated from the coding sequence GTGCCCGCCGTGACGGCCGGAGAACCCGTCGGAACGGTCGAGGAAGTTCGGCTGGACGGGGTTCGCGTGCTCGTCACGTCGGAGCCCCGAGGCGCACACGTTCACCAGGTCTTGCTCGCGCGCCTTCTGCAAGGTCTGCTCGGCGACGATTCGACGGCCGCAGACGAGGATGGGCTCACGGGACTGACGCTCGATCACGACCGATTGGGCCGGCCGACGCTGGTTCAGCGGCGAACTGGCGCGGAAGCGAATGTTGGCATCTCGTTCAGCCATGGCCTGCCGCGCTCCTGGGCGGCGGCGGCGCGCGGATACCGGGTCGGCATCGACGCGGCGGAGGAGGTTGACTTCACCGAGGCCTACCCGTATCGTCGTGTCTTCACCGACCTGGAGTTGGAGAGGGTGTTGTCGCTCCACGGCGGCCGGTTGCCGTCGGCCGCGGCGTACCTGTGGGCCACCAAGGAGGCGGCGGTGAAGGCGCTCGGGCACGGCTTCCACTCGCTCGACTACAGGGAGGTCGAGGTCATCGCGCGCATCCCGGGCGGCGCCCTGCTGTCGGCCGTCTCGGTGCGGGGGCTGCTTGTCACCGCGTGGGCGCGCCGCGAACGATCGACCTGGCTTGCGGTCGCGGTTGCCGGCCCGGTGGTTCCGCAGAGCATCTGA
- a CDS encoding B12-binding domain-containing radical SAM protein yields MKILLLNPRCPQTYWTFDRVLRMTGRKATEAPLSLITVAAILPQTWDYTLVDLAIRTVSAEEWAAADVVMISGMAVQSTGMLTAVAEAKTRGKLVVVGGPLAFHAPEEFLRAGADIVVKGELEPVAADLVAAIERRDSGVVLQTVGRADMCTSPVPRFDLLQFDDYLDVGVQFSRGCPFRCEFCDVTTMFGHDFRTKPPAHILEELQVLYDMGWRRHVFFVDDNLIGLPGRAKDLLRALIPWMEQRGYPFDFTTQVSVNLARDEELLDLMVRAGFTRVFVGIESTDIESLKMSGKHQNVMIDLDHACDVITRAGLQIIAGCIVGFDHEKAGADDRLIDFAIRNQIPEMFVTQLQVGPGTDLWKRLEKEGRLLPMAFSDDIGSQTGAVNFVPTRPPEEIAREFVRIYDVLYEPRAFIERTYHHFAKMRPRPIKKGFFMPTVGEVRAVAIAGFRQLVLSPCRWTFLKMFVKAVVTFPGRLPYYLTSCVTAEHYFEYRRTIRRQQNAVVGRHGEAAPD; encoded by the coding sequence ATGAAGATCCTCCTGCTGAACCCCAGATGTCCGCAGACCTACTGGACGTTCGATCGTGTGCTGCGGATGACCGGCCGGAAGGCCACCGAGGCGCCCCTGAGCCTGATCACGGTGGCCGCGATCCTTCCGCAGACCTGGGATTACACCCTGGTCGACCTCGCGATCCGCACGGTCTCTGCCGAGGAATGGGCCGCGGCCGACGTCGTCATGATTTCGGGGATGGCTGTGCAGTCAACGGGGATGCTGACGGCCGTCGCTGAGGCGAAGACCCGCGGCAAACTCGTCGTCGTCGGCGGCCCCCTTGCGTTCCATGCGCCGGAAGAGTTCCTCCGCGCCGGCGCCGACATCGTCGTGAAGGGCGAACTGGAGCCGGTCGCGGCCGACCTGGTGGCGGCGATCGAGCGCCGAGATTCCGGCGTCGTCCTGCAGACTGTTGGCAGGGCCGACATGTGTACGTCACCGGTTCCCCGATTCGACCTGCTGCAGTTCGACGACTATCTGGACGTGGGTGTCCAGTTCTCGCGCGGATGTCCGTTCAGGTGCGAATTCTGCGACGTGACGACGATGTTCGGGCACGACTTCCGGACCAAGCCGCCGGCGCACATCCTCGAAGAACTGCAGGTCCTCTACGACATGGGGTGGCGTCGGCACGTGTTCTTCGTGGACGACAACCTGATCGGTCTGCCCGGGAGAGCGAAGGACCTGCTGCGTGCCCTGATTCCGTGGATGGAGCAACGCGGGTACCCGTTCGACTTCACCACACAGGTATCGGTCAACCTGGCCCGCGACGAGGAACTGCTGGACCTGATGGTCAGGGCGGGATTCACGCGCGTCTTCGTCGGAATCGAGAGCACCGACATCGAGTCGCTCAAGATGAGCGGGAAGCACCAGAACGTGATGATCGACCTCGACCATGCCTGTGATGTCATCACCAGGGCCGGCCTGCAGATCATCGCCGGATGCATCGTGGGATTCGATCACGAGAAGGCGGGAGCCGACGATCGGCTCATCGACTTCGCCATCCGAAACCAGATTCCGGAGATGTTCGTGACGCAGCTCCAGGTCGGGCCCGGCACGGACTTGTGGAAACGCCTGGAGAAGGAAGGGCGTCTGCTGCCGATGGCGTTCAGCGACGACATCGGGAGCCAGACCGGCGCCGTCAACTTCGTGCCCACGCGTCCCCCGGAGGAGATCGCGCGCGAGTTCGTGCGGATCTACGATGTGCTGTACGAACCGCGTGCCTTCATCGAGCGGACCTACCATCACTTCGCGAAGATGCGCCCCAGGCCCATCAAGAAGGGCTTCTTCATGCCCACCGTGGGCGAAGTGCGGGCCGTGGCCATCGCCGGGTTCAGGCAGCTCGTCCTGAGCCCCTGCCGCTGGACGTTCCTCAAGATGTTCGTGAAGGCGGTCGTAACGTTCCCGGGTCGCCTGCCGTACTACCTGACGTCCTGCGTGACGGCCGAACACTACTTCGAATACCGTCGGACGATCCGCCGACAGCAGAACGCCGTGGTGGGCCGGCACGGCGAGGCGGCACCGGACTGA
- a CDS encoding class I SAM-dependent methyltransferase, which yields MRRQGFEFNDLEWYPQTWRQILTACTGFFAVVFDVFRPILPQLADALRASDARVILDLCSGGAGQLVRLQRLLAEHHQYPVRVVLSDKYPDLDVFRNAARSSDGDVRFIEEPVDAASAPSADGAFRTIFTAFHHFEPDAACRILQDAATNRVGIGAFEYTDRSVVWYVSALLSPLFCWLTAPWAIRPFTLKVFFWVYLLPIPVLLIPWDGIVSGLRTYDPDALRLLVSRVDAPDYAWDIGKVRTGVGHHLTYLIGHPRP from the coding sequence ATGCGGAGACAGGGATTCGAGTTCAACGACCTCGAGTGGTATCCGCAGACCTGGCGGCAGATCCTCACGGCCTGCACCGGGTTCTTCGCCGTTGTGTTCGACGTCTTCCGGCCGATACTCCCCCAACTTGCCGATGCGCTTCGCGCCTCGGACGCAAGGGTGATTCTCGATCTGTGTTCCGGCGGTGCCGGTCAACTCGTCCGGCTCCAGCGCCTGCTCGCCGAGCACCATCAGTATCCAGTGAGGGTCGTCCTGAGCGACAAGTACCCGGACCTCGACGTCTTCAGGAACGCCGCCCGGAGTTCGGATGGTGACGTGCGGTTCATCGAGGAACCGGTGGACGCGGCCTCGGCGCCGTCGGCTGACGGCGCATTTCGGACCATCTTCACGGCGTTCCACCATTTCGAGCCAGACGCGGCATGCCGGATCCTGCAGGACGCCGCGACCAACCGCGTGGGTATCGGTGCCTTCGAGTACACGGACCGCAGCGTGGTGTGGTACGTCTCTGCGCTGCTCTCGCCGCTGTTCTGCTGGCTCACGGCGCCGTGGGCGATCCGCCCGTTCACCCTGAAGGTCTTTTTCTGGGTCTATCTCCTCCCGATCCCCGTCCTCCTGATCCCCTGGGACGGTATCGTGTCGGGCCTCAGGACCTACGATCCCGATGCGCTTCGCCTGCTGGTCAGCCGCGTGGACGCGCCGGACTACGCGTGGGACATCGGGAAGGTGCGCACCGGCGTCGGTCACCATCTCACCTATCTCATCGGGCACCCTCGGCCCTGA